In the Tenrec ecaudatus isolate mTenEca1 chromosome 16, mTenEca1.hap1, whole genome shotgun sequence genome, one interval contains:
- the B3GNT4 gene encoding N-acetyllactosaminide beta-1,3-N-acetylglucosaminyltransferase 4, with the protein MLRLLGWLALYSLAVLLLSRLLFRKVAMPVGGPVVHQPFWASPGPRHSQCLPNHMVANASLTLPSRHRLFLTYRHCRNFSILLEPPGCAEDTFLLLAIKSQPGHVERRAAIRATWGRVRGLRLKLVFLLGVAGPPPPAQLLAYESREFGDILQWGFAEDFFNLTLKELHLQRWLAQACPQAQFVLKGDDDVFVHVPNVLEFLEGQDPGQDLLVGDVICQALPNRNTKVKYFIPQSMYRARHYPPYAGGGGYVMSRATARRLHMAAEAAELFPIDDVFVGMCLQQLGISPTHHAGFKTFGIRRPLDPLDPCLYRGLLLVHRLSPVEMWSMWALVTDEGLQCAAPQPRGTGLAASGGH; encoded by the coding sequence ATGCTGCGCTTGCTGGGCTGGCTGGCACTCTACAGCCTGGCTGTGCTGCTGCTTAGCCGCCTGCTCTTCCGCAAGGTGGCCATGCCAGTGGGGGGCCCTGTGGTTCACCAGCCTTTCTGGGCTTCACCTGGGCCCCGCCACAGCCAGTGTCTGCCCAATCACATGGTGGCCAACGCCTCCCTGACCCTACCCAGCCGCCACCGCCTCTTCTTGACCTATCGCCACTGCCGCAACTTCTCCATCCTGCTGGAGCCCCCAGGCTGTGCGGAGGACACGTTCCTGCTGCTCGCCATCAAATCACAGCCAGGCCACGTGGAGCGGCGAGCAGCCATCCGGGCCACATGGGGCCGGGTGCGAGGCCTACGGCTGAAGCTGGTGTTTCTCCTTGGGGTAGCgggacccccaccccctgcccagctgctAGCCTACGAGAGCCGGGAGTTTGGTGACATCCTGCAGTGGGGCTTTGCGGAGGACTTCTTCAACCTGACGCTCAAGGAGCTGCACCTGCAGCGCTGGCTGGCCCAGGCCTGCCCCCAGGCCCAGTTTGTGCTCAAGGGAGATGACGATGTCTTTGTCCACGTCCCCAACGTGCTCGAGTTTCTGGAAGGCCAGGACCCAGGCCAGGACCTCCTGGTAGGAGATGTCATCTGCCAGGCCCTGCCCAATAGGAACACAAAGGTCAAATACTTCATCCCCCAGTCCATGTACAGGGCCCGCCACTACCCACCCTATGCCGGGGGTGGCGGCTACGTCATGTCCAGAGCCACAGCGCGTCGCCTGCACATGGCCGCTGAGGCGGCAGAGCTCTTCCCCATTGATGACGTCTTCGTGGGCATGTGCCTACAGCAGCTGGGCATCAGCCCCACACACCATGCAGGCTTCAAGACGTTCGGGATTCGGAGGCCCCTGGACCCCCTGGACCCCTGCCTGTACCGAGGGCTCCTGCTGGTGCACCGCCTCAGCCCCGTGGAGATGTGGTCCATGTGGGCACTGGTGACCGACGAGGGCCTCCAGTGTGCTGCTCCCCAGCCTCGAGGGACAGGCTTAGCAGCATCTGGTGGACACTGA
- the LRRC43 gene encoding leucine-rich repeat-containing protein 43: MDCLCAHPPPALQHLGLGHNKLLGSLESLYVTAHHWPNLVSLDLSFNNLTDLQSLVGSLRSLRQLRLLVLQGNPLALVPYYRGLTIDTLSRLCVLDDTTVSPNEKHVFRGLNVNADLLVHEAQLVVTIGNVTGVLDSSVLDPEPGPEGPFITYSYYVTYDFVEDEELQEGSNYAAGVLAEIVKPMSIAEVIPEETPEDVKEADGSTESGAMTESGEMDGDSTSGAASAALAPSNDSATEELAKLRPHVDPRLWPSPGTVLFSTMRKPWSNVIPCHYEMLHTLRDLVPLKAFLLAGTTVTIVEEKILSWPLVPPSVETPLTGKKGKQDKDKKGQDNKDKKGQDKKGASKEQKGPRKPPKELRQDPPILTVLGSGIVVLEPLLAGEPLVSTVCNFGVVRTVESDKLTFARDMKSKKNKKLGKKGKKSKKVDPALGDNHIPEPLTVEVHVQLNQCRTADEALKGFSI; this comes from the exons GCCCAACCTCGTCTCCCTGGACCTGAGCTTCAACAACCTGACAGACCTGCAGAGCCTGGTAGGCAGCCTGCGCTCCCTCCGGCAGCTGCGGCTCCTGGTGCTGCAGGGGAACCCGCTGGCCCTGGTGCCCTACTACCGTGGCCTCACCATTGACACGCTGTCTCGGCTCTGCGTTCTCGACGACACCACCGTGTCCCCCAACGAGAAGCATGTCTTCCGGGGACTCAACGTCAACGCAG ATCTGCTAGTGCACGAGGCTCAGCTGGTGGTGACCATTGGGAATGTCACAGGCGTGCTGGACTCTTCCGTCTTGGACCCGGAACCAGGACCGGAGGGGCCTTTCATCACTTACAGCTACTACGTGACCTACGACTTTGTGGAGGACGAGGAACTGCAGGAGGGGAGCAACTACGCGGCCGGGGTGCTGGCGGAG ATTGTCAAGCCCATGTCCATCGCTGAGGTCATTCCTGAGGAGACCCCGGAGGATGTGAAGGAGGCCGACGGCTCCACAGAGTCGGGTGCCATGACCGAGTCGGGGGAGATGGATGGGGACTCCACCTCCGGGGCCGCCTCGGCCGCCCTGGCCCCGTCCAATGACTCCGCTACAGAGGAGCTGGCCAAACTGCGGCCTCATGTAGATCCCCGGCTCTGGCCTTCCCCAGG gACGGTTCTCTTCAGCACAATGCGGAAACCATGGAGCAACGTGATCCCCTGCCACTACGAGATGCTGCACACACTGCGGGACCTGGTACCGCTCAAGGCCTTCCTGCTGGCAGGGACCACGGTGACCATCGTGGAGGAGAAG ATTCTGTCCTGGCCGCTGGTCCCACCCTCTGTGGAGACCCCCTTGACAGGCAAGAAAGGAAAGCAAGACAAGGACAAGAAGGGCCAGGACAACAAGGACAAGAAGGGCCAGGACAAGAAGGGGGCTAGCAAG gaacagaaGGGGCCCAGGAAGCCCCCTAAGGAGCTTCGCCAAGACCCACCTATCTTGACAGTGCTAGGCAGCGGCATTGTGGTCCTGGAGCCCCTGCTGGCTGGGGAGCCTCTCGTGTCCACCGTGTGCAACTTTGGGGTGGTCCGCACCGTGGAGTCAGACAAGTTGACGTTTGCCAGG GACATGAAaagtaaaaagaataagaaactAGGGAAAAAAGGTAAGA AATCCAAGAAGGTCGACCCGGCCCTTGGCGACAACCACATCCCCGAGCCGCTCACAGTGGAGGTGCATGTGCAGCTGAACCAGTGCCGCACGGCCGACGAGGCGCTCAAGGGCTTCTCCATTTAG